Part of the Ctenopharyngodon idella isolate HZGC_01 chromosome 8, HZGC01, whole genome shotgun sequence genome, GGCTAGAACGGCTTCCGTATTGGACTAAAAACCGGTTTGCTCAGGGTGAATTCATAcagtaaatacacaaataagcTGAGTTGTCCTCAAGACTTGACTTTAATAACTAGACTTGTCATAGTGAATTAACTCACAAATATGTGTTGTTCCTCAAGAATTTAACAGCACGTCGTGATTTAATGCCACCAGTTCAAGTTTTGGGATTCACACTGCAGTGTGACATTGTGTGAATGTTAGCAATTGAGCCCATTTGATGTTAAATTGGTTTGGAGATAATTTGATATTATGgggtctttttgtttgtttgtttgtttgtttgtctgaatGAGAGTATAATCATTGCATTGAACTGGTTCAGTTGTGTTGTTCACAAACTGCAtgattttaatgtaattgtGAGCGTCACGATCAGGAGTGAATTTAGTTGATTGTTGTAATAGTCCAATAATGGCTATGATGTCATTAAGTGATACAGAGCTGGCTTCCTGTTTTTCCCtagtaaaataatttatttattgtaatttgtCATCCAAATTGGGAACTAGTCATCAGTTAATATTATGGCTATTGTTTGTATTACTGTGATCAGCTGTTATATGATGTGTTATATGACGTGAGATAAGGAAGGCAGGCTAATCCAGCCTAACAAGTTAGCACTGTGCTGGTATGTTTTGGGGGCAGGCAGTTACATGGGAAGTAGACGAGCGGAAGTCAGTTTATGATTTCTAGTAACCTTTGTCAAAATAGTAGTTTCTTGGTGTCTTCAccattgttgttattttttctaactaaaactatttttctaactaaaaattcattttcagcaattgaaataaaactaaaatataaatattggatgaaaaacttaaacttatttcagtttgttgtcaaggcaacatttctaattttcatttaggtactaaaattgctaaaactaaaataaaaaataaattaaagcttattaaattacagaaaaaagctatatataaaaactaatgaaaaaaaaatgacaatcccacaaaatgactaaacttaaactaaaatgaatactgaaaatataagtacaaaaattcaaaatattaataaatgctataataacATGTAAATAATAACACTGGTCTTCATGTTCAGATTTCTAACTGGCAAGTTTGGTTAAAGAATTAATAACTTTCTTTTTATCCAAACTAATTATTTAAGTCTCTGTGAAATCCTTATACTAGAGCTGGACGAAATAaacctaaaatcaaaatcttgattaattaaacattttacctcgattacgattaatgaacaattttttttttttttttttttttgccctcatggTTCACTGACaatgtttgtactgtaaatatgcttgactattaaaggtgggatattttttcctaatgaaagagtgatctgacataacagctcactttcagcagttattttatctatggttcgtaacatttcttacagatttctgcttgtAAATCTgatacagataaattagcacagtacctgtacatttatttgaaagcattaatgagagcgattgcgtgtgtgaattagtcataccgtctctctctattaattgtgaagctgtgggttgtaagtagttacttcaaaagtagaaaaatatatgctataacttttgattttctaagctactttagtgataaatcacaggacaacgagtttctgcgttcctctctgtgcgcgcgatcttcacatgatgtgcagcTGTCCTTATGAGTGTTCTTGTGCCATAATGCATCAGTGCAGTAGCTCAATATAATACACATCCGATGGTCTAAAATCGCTtcaatgtccaaactggcaggccttaaaaaaaacatatagaattgacaaagtttagtgaagtgTTGTCACTTCGGGGCTCGCTGCTTGCTCACTGTCTCTGTGTGTTGACTTGACTTTCTAGTTCGCCTCCGTGCTGCTTCCATGCCACTGACTGGATGGGGCGGAGTCACGTGACTACACACgtggtagtatgtttttaaggggaaagtattaaacggattaaaaaaacgaaataaccgacatgggaaaattacgtcggtTAGAAGTTTGAAATTTCGGTTTCGATTTACTTTTCGATTAATTGTCCAGCCCTACCTTATAACctattttttttcaacaagtAATATTAGTATGTATATGCTTTACTATCACTAAACACTTTAATTTATGTCGACAGGTGGAGTTTGAGTCAGTGAAGTTGGAGTTGACCAATAAAGACGAGGAGCTGGAGCTGATGAGGGCACAGCTGGAAGAGGCTGGGCGTCTGAGGGAGATCGCAGAGCGCCAGCTGGATGAGGCACTCGAGGCCCTGAAAGAGGAGAGGGAGCAGAAGAACAGCCTGAGACGAGAACTTGCCACCCTTAACTCCAACCCCTTTGACTCTATTTGTCACTTAGAGCTACAGCTGGATGACAGCCAGGATGGAGAGAAGGACAAAGAGGGAGGAGAGGAAGGGGAGGAGATGGACAGTGGGTATAATAACTCTAAAGGGATGGAGAGAAACCGGTGCTCCACACCCAGAAACAGCGACGTGTTCCTTAGACCTCAGGCTCCTGGGCTGGTGGCTGACCTTCTGAGTGAGCTGCACCTGTCAGACAGCCAGAAACTCAAGCAGCAACTGCTGCAGGTGAGGAAACCTGTTCACATCCAACTTGCTTCTCACTCATTTCTTGAGCTGTGGCAGCATTTTCCCTTTCAGAGGTTAACTGCTGGAAAGTTTGGCAAACTATCCGAGagaattgtttgtttgtgtgtttgtgttttctttccTTCCTGCCTTGTTTTGCATACACTGACATACAAATTTATCTTTGCAAAATAGGgattaaatgcatgtttttctTATTGGACAGTGGAACTGCTCGTTCCAAATTCTACACCCAgctgcaatataatataatataatataatataatataatataataatataatataataatgttgtAGCAATAAGACATGGGTTTTATTACTCTTGATCATGTTTATGAATCAGGGGAACAAGTAAAGTCAAAGAGTTACCAGGTCCATTTTGGCTGATGTCCATCTCTTCAGATCTAACCGCAGACCAAAGTTTAAAAGATTCAATCCCCATGATGTAAACATCTGTAAAATATACTTGtgggttttttatttttaactcagCAGTTTCATGCATAAAACCCTCATCTGACAGATGAGCACTACTTCCTTTTTCATACCACTTCCTGCTCAGGATGTACCATCATGTCAGTTTTACTAAGTAACAAAGTATCTTTCATCCACCCAGTTTTTACCTTTACTAGCAGATaggccagtttttttttttttttttaataaataaaatgtatgattgATTTggattttcattatttttattatttatttattaaggtaGATTTTTGGCCTTTCTACCTTTATTTGATAGGAGATTTAGAAGAGACATGAATGATAATGAGATGGGGAATGGGATTGGCAAAGGAAACTCCCCCGAAGCgtgattttaatcatttatgacACTTACTCAAATCTAAGAGAATTGTGGATTAGCTTAAATTAGTCTAAAGTGATCCTTCCTTTTAGTTCTTGTctcttaaatggttagttcacccaaaaatgaaatttctgtcattaagtacttgCCCTcttgtcgtcccaaacccgtaagacctttgttcatcttcagaacacaaattaagatatttttgatgaaatccaagggtttcaCATaagcagcaacatcattgcaccttttgaggtccagaatgatattaaagacattgttaaaatagtcttccaggcttccgtgtttacgtccaaacgccgactcattattggctgacgctgttcacgtgagcagtaCGATgcgtgtgtgtgatgctgacacaggagtcagcgtttggatgtaaacacggaagcctgcactgcgttcactacgtcaactgcgtatgacaacagttaaaattgttaaataaagtctttatttttgttttgtgtttgcatacaaaaagtattctcgtcgcttcataacattaaggtacttactgaaccactgtagtcacatggactattttaacgatgtctttaatacctttctggaccttaaaaggtgcaatgatgttgttgcctatgtgtggtttagaaacccttggattttatcaaaaatatcttaatttgtgttctgaagatgaacgaaggtcttacgggtttgggacgacatgagggtgagtacgcAATGacatacatttcatttttggtgaaggtgaactaaccctttaagtataatTTCTCTTGAGTGTTTTCTATCCAAAACATTTGGATTGAATTAGTCAGTCGGAATAAACCTTGTGTTGTGACAATACTTTTGTTGAGAGGCATATTGTTTGTGTATCCATGTCCAGGTGGAGAGAGAAAAAGCCACTCTGAGCAGCACTGTGCATGACCTTCAGCAGCAGTTAGTCCAGTCTAAAGATGCTCTCGGTGAGCAACAGGTGAAGCTGGATCAGCTGACCCAATGTTTGGAGACCCTTCAGAGTACAGTCTCAAAAAGGCCTTGTGAACAAGAGAATGGAATGAGTCTGTCTTCCAGGTCCCTTCAGAACCAAGAGGCCGAAAATGGCATCAACTATTACGAAGTGGACGCAAAGAGCACAGAAGTACTAGAGTGCCGCATGCAAGAGGCAAATGAGGAGCTTGCACATCTGCGTGAGGAGCTGAAAGAGGCTGGCGAGCGCTCCAAGGCCCTGGAGGAGCGCTGCAAGCAGGAGAAAGATCGCTGGAGGGGTGAGGCGCAAGAACTCGCTGATAAAATTCGACAGTGTATCACTGCTAGCCGTCAGGACCAGGAGCGAATAGGACAATTGGAGCGAGAAATTGGTGCCACGCGACAGGTCGCCACAGACTCTGAAAGCCACCTCAGTGTTGCACAGGAGGAGCTTCTGGCCTTCTCTGAGGAGCTGGCCAACCTTTACcatcatgtgtgtgtttgtaataaCCTCACGCCTAGCCGCGTTACACTGGATTACTATCGTGAAGGAGCCCAAGCAGGGAGAACGCACAACCATTCACAGCCCCACCACTATCGCGGATCCTTCCGCAGGCACAGGCGGTCAGGTGAAGTAGACTTGGGTAGCGGAGGGAGTGGAGATACGTCCTCTAGCTGCGGAAGTTGTCCAGGGTCTCCTACATTAGACTTCAGGGACCCAACCAATGTGCGCAATCTGGTAGCTGTCATTCGCTGCCAGATTAAACAATTACAGGTATGTCTCAACTCTTTATAGTAGAATAATTAAGAAATAAACTGTACTCCTACAATTTTCATTCATGTGCTAGAATGTTCTAAAGACCCTTAAATAAAGACagttaaaaatataaagtaataagAGTAAATAGCCCTGCAAGATTATAGCTCATCAaaggaacattttatttaatgtgttagcatcattgacaaataaagcttcaaaaaaggtttttaaaaatcttttcaaaactgatgtaatgcatatttttgagttataaacagtgtgtttaaacaagtttcattttcaaagtttctaaattaattttttgactgtttttgtgtCATGCGGTACAACCAAAaagttgtatgtatatattgtagttgtaccacctgacatgtAAAGTGTACCAGCCTACCCATACTTGAAATGAGCAGTTTTACCAGTATTTGAGAGAGATCTACAAACCTTTTTCTCTGCTACAAGGATCAGTTGGGGTCCTGATGCATTATcatgtttactgttattactttgtcaattcttaaaaaaaagagccatgtttgcagttgtgccaccctgacatttgagaatatacaaattgctgttttttcaattatctcaacagctttaaaactactgatatttataaaattggTTTATATGAAACCTAAAACCTAtatgaaacctaaaatgatgccatagtttttttttagttttcttaGTCTGTTCATTTGTTCGGACAGTTGCACCACCTGATATTTTGGGGTTTaagataacaaaacataaattactatgtattatttaaatgtactaaaaattcattcaaactaaataggttttatagaataaagtgatatatgtcatatatgtttatcaaattatattaaaaggaaataatgcaCTTGGACACAAAAATATGCATGTCATGTTATTGAcctgttagttcacccataaatgaaaattgtcataattttctcatgtcattctaaacatgtatgactttttcttctgtggaacacaaaagaagatattttaatgaatgttgGCTGCCATTGATTTTCAATGTATggatttttgtttctttaaataTCTTCTCCTatgtttcacaaaagaaagaaactcatagaggttttgaacaacatgagggtgagtaaatgatgacagaattttcatttttgggtggactgttattttatgttaagCCTTTAAGCTGCTTTTTTGGGGGCTGGGGGTAAGGCATGAAATATAAACCGATCTGACAAGGCTGCATTAGGATGCCTGcctgagtctttttttttttttttaacaccaaaatTTGGATTGCAATTTTGTAAGTAAACAAAGCAGTGttgaaataattattatataaatgtctaaatctatgctttttttttttttttattctttggcAGTTTTGGagtaatacttttaaaatatttgtttttatattatgtatatcatgcattttatattgtcataatttattttgttcagtAATTCGGTCAGCAACActgtgtttaaatgtgttaaatacattttatttattaaattacttacTTTTGCAACCTTTTCAGGTGGCAGTGGACCTGTGCAGGCAGCGCAACCTGTTGTCCTCCCCAGCAGCAGGAGGAAACACTGATTCAGACCGTGACACAGAGGCATTGCTTGAGGAAGTTTTAAAACTGAAGTCCCTGCTGAGTACCAAGAGAGAGCAGATAGCCACTCTCAGAACTGTCCTAAAAGCCAACAAACAGGTACAGATGTTAGATATGTAAGACAGTGTAAGATAATTAAATGCataataaatagtaaaaatgtgctcGAGCACATTTCAGGCAGACACAACCCTTGAAATGGCCATATGTTGATAAACTACTTGGCCTTAAACAGTTGTGTGAAATTTCCTTTACTCTGTGCAGTTTAGAGTATATTTCTAAACTGGAACACATGGTTTCTTTTGATGTTTTGATGgctttagtcattttttttccagacGGCCGAGTTGGCTTTGACCAACCTGAAGACAAAGTATGAGACAGAGAAAAGCATGGTGTCTGAGACGATGAGGAAACTTAGAAATGAACTGAAGGCTTTGAAGGAGGATGCAGCCACCTTCTCTTCCCTACGGGTCATGTTCGCAAGCAGGTATGATGGGATTACACGTGCGCAAAGTGCTTTGTGTACTCACAGGCCAAGGAAGTTTCTCAGGTCATCGTTCGTGCGGCACATAGTTTCTTTCTAATGAGTGTTTATAGGGGTTTTAGTGTTAAACTGGTTGTTTGAATACTGGGTTGATTAATGGAAAGAATGCAGATGAGTTCATGGGAGAAGTTGATTCTCCCAGTTGAAATTCCAGATTTCCCCTGTCAATTTAGAAAACAAACTAAtcaattttagttttaactTTTACATCTAATCATCTTGATGGGTTGTCTGAGGATAGCTGAGAAATCATCTGCTGATGTGATAAAAGGATTTGTATAGGCTTTATAGTCATAGTAAAACCTGCATCATGGTGAAAGATTGCAGACagtgtttgtttacatttgtaGAAAGACATATGAGAGGTCTTTGGGATACAGAGTCATAGAGATTAGGCAGTCATGACCCTGTTTTAAGAGCACGCTAATAAGATTATAATCTCAAGGCCCGTTCTCCCACGAGCTCCTCTCACATGCTGATTAACGTGCACGCTCTCTGATCCCGTGTGCAGACGAGGGCAGCTCGCTCTGAGCTCAAGTCATAGATCAAGTGTCAAGGGAACTGAGTAGTGGAAGCGGGGATAACGCTTTGAGTCAAGTTACTGTAAAAGGAAAAATCTAGACCTCTCATGGAACATTTATACTAACTCGTATAGTATGAAACAtaatttagaatattttaacgtagaaataattgcattttttttgagATTGCAACCCATCACATAACTTGAAATTTAATGTTgttgaaacattttattattagttgattaaatataattttaataaatattatttaattaaaataaatattattgccACAGTTTTGTTGTGCATGTTATTTACTATCATTAAAATGTGTGAATACAGTTAAAAATTTTGGCCTCTgtaagaattttatttttgaaagaagtctcttatacccaccaaggctgcttttatttgatcatccaaaaatacagtaaaaacagcaatattgtgaagtaatattacaatttaaaataaagtttttctattttaatatatattaaaatgtaatttattcctgtgatgtgaaagctgaattttcagcatcattactccagtcctcagtgtcatatgatccttcagaaattattctaatatgctgatttggtgctcaagaaacatttcttcttcctcttatcatcaatgttgaaaacagttgtgctgcttaatatttttatggaaaccatgatacttttttcaggattctttaatgagtataaagccaaaaaaaaaaaaaaaaaaagcatagttTAATTGAAGTAGAAATCATTTGCAACATTTTGAATGCCTTTACcgtgcatccttgctgaataacgattaatttctttaaaaaaaacaaacaaacaaaaaacatcctACAACCCTGagcttttgaacggtagtgcatGTATTGACTTTATACTGTCCATCGGTCATCCTAATTTCAAAAATATCGGCATCAGCAGTTTTAAAAAGACCACTAGTTAGTAGGTGGTTAGTTACTGTCCCAAGTCAAAGGAGTTCAcctctgtttttctgttttcatccTTGGATATTTTCAGTGTAAATCTATGggtttgattaatttttttcatccaCTTTTTCCACCGCCATCCAGGCTAAAATTGTAAGTTTCCACAAGTCACTCCTCAGCAGAACATACAGTTTTATTTGTCATGTCAAACACAATTAATGGCCTAACAAGTTAGAGACCAAAGTTTTAAACTTTGGATTAGAAGTTGAGAACAAATCACTAATCcaaagtatgagcaatagtaatagtgatgctttcCTTTGCATACTTATTAAGGTTATTAACAGTTTactgatttattgttttaactCAAAACATTAATTCTGAAGCATTTTATTTCTTAGGCACCAAAGGGTTCTggtctggtgtgtgtgtgtgtgtgtgtgtgtgtgtgtgtgcgtgtgcgtgtgcgtgtggcGCTCTCATgaggacagacagacaacacTATTCCACACATTCTTGCAtcagtttttaataaaaactgaaatgtttttaagGGATGTTTATGCAAAGTCTAATCCCTTTTATTCTTTTGTTATTTCATTCTATATGTATCTCCACTCTCCTGTTTCCTGTATTCAAATCATTCCCCCTGTTTTCACAGATGTGACCAGTACGTAACTCAGTTAGATGAGATGCAGAGACAGCTCGCCGCCGCTGAGGATGAGAAAAAGACGCTGAACACTCTTCTCCGCATGGCCATTCAGCAGAAACTGGCACTGACCCAGCGGCTGGAGGACCTGGAGACCCCTCTCAGTAACGGTGGCAGCCCGCGCCATTCCCGGACCAAGCATCTGACCAAATCAGGCCGAGCTCCGCGGAGCCCCATGAGAAGCAGTCCACGCTCCAGTCCAGTGCTGGTTTCTACTGGCCCGCCGAACATGAGCAACCACTTTAGGGCGCTCTCACGCAGCCTTCACAGCAGCCCCGTAAGAGTGCCCTCCTCATCTTCCTCATGCTCGTCTCTTTCTGCCTCAAACGAACCCGAGTCCTCTACGTCCACGCAGAGTTTAGCATCTGTCGGTCTTGTGCGCGACACTACTTTTGTTCGGAGTTATGGGTCAAGTTCGTCTCGCTCGTTAGATGACTCTACCGGAGGGTTGGGACCCTTCGCTATTCAGTCACGACAACCCAAAGTTAATGAGTCACAGGCAAATAGCCTGAAAGTGTCAGCACCGTTTCGCAGCAAAACGTTTATTAAAGCACGTCGCACATCTTTACCTGCGACCAAAACCGCTTCACATTCAGTCGAAGCTCTTGCCACACGATTAGGTAGAAGTGATGGATCAGAGAAAAGATGTAAAGTTAAGATGGAGGAAAATGATCTTAAACTTTCTAAAAAGTCCAATGCAGAACGTGTGTTTCTCAAAAAGCAGTCTAACATCTCTAAATCCCGGTCTGCTGAGGGAACTACTTTAAGTCGCTTTGCTTGTTCAAATACAGCGTCTACGACACAATCCAAATTTCTCCCTCAGGCAACCTCAAGTGTAGCGTCTACCAGCAGTCAGTCCACTCCATCAGATAAACCGCAGAAATCATCATTCCCCTGTAGGACCAAAACATCCTCTAGGTTAGCGAGCCATTCAAACTCATGTCATGACTTTGAAGAAATTATCTCCAACCCGAGTCGTGAGATTAAGAGGCAACAAGATCAACTTCGAAAACAGCAAAGAGGTGTTGATGCAGCAAACAGGTCAACACACTCTTCCACACGCCAGATGAAGTTCAGAGCCACATAACTGCTCAGTTGTTGGTTGGTAACACGTCACATTAGTAGCACAATTTTACAACTAAGTCTGATAAGACAAttacaaaaacatacagaggttcagaatttgatgtttctaaCAACAGTTGAGAATTTAATCAAAACTGTCATTAACAGAGTGAAAGACCGCATGAAAATTAACAGCACATCTTCCTTGTCTGTCACAGATTCTCTGCAtcacagttgttttttttttttttttttttttttttttttttttttttagaatattttaagtCATGTTACCATGTTATCAGATGGTTTTGTACCTTTagtgaaattatgtttttgaagtctctcatgctcaccaaagcatattttatttgatcaaaaacacagtaaaaacagcaatattagccgcttttccactgaaattacctggaacaatttgtcctaggaactttttttccccccagacctgttgctgtttGCATTTCCATCACGGTCTAAAGTACCTTGAAGATTATGTCTGTTGATGTACGACTGTGCACAACTTTCCAGTTCCCATGGATTTCGTCTTCCGTGTAtaaagccttaaagggttagttcacccaaaaatgaaaataatgtcatttattactcaccctcatgccgttccacacccgtaagaccttcgttaatcttcggaacacaaattaagatatttttgttgaaatccgattgctctgtgaggcctgcatagggagcaatgacatttcctctgtcaagatccattaatgtactaaaaacatatttaaatcagttcatgtgagtacagtggttcaatattaatattataaagcgacgagaatatttttggtgcgccaaaaaaaaccaaaataacgacttacatagtgatgtccgatttcaaaatactgcttcagggaGCATTTtgaatcagcagttcggagcgccaaagtcatgtgatttcaacagtttggcggtttgacacgtgatccgaatcaagattcgacacgctgattcataacgctccgaagcttcctgaagcagtattttgaaatcggccatcactatatgtcgttattttggtttttttggcacaccaaaaatattctcatcgctttattataataatattgaaccactgtactcacatgaactgatttaaatatgtttttagtacattaatggatcttgagagaggaaatgtcattgcttgcTATGGAGGCCACACTGAAcaatcggatttcaacaaaaataccttaatttgtgttccaaagattaacaaaggtcttacgggtgtggaacactgtgaggctgagtaattaatgacagaattttcattttttgggtgaactaaccctttaataaagcctgaaccttgtCGACGGTACATTTTTAAACTCTATTGTTGAttcaaatagcaaacaacttactgcacgcaccgcaaaagacttttaaaaatggtggttgaaataaaatgctgtgtggagtcaaccaatcaaaatgctatgtgaactcaaccaatcagcatgttcagcgcccaattcccacccctgaaagttcctgaacttcgaaaaagtactacctcatgAGTAggtactttctgagggggaaatttttacccgtaatttcatttagaccctggttcctgcggttgaaacaaagcgagtaccaccccaaagtccctagttcctggggaaagttcctgcagtGGAAACGTGGCTATTGTAAAATTGAATTTagaagaactgttttctattttaatatatttaaaaatttaatttattcccgagatggcaaaactgaattttcagaagccattacaccagtcttcagtgtcacatgatcattcagaaatcattctaatacatTGATTTGCTTATCAATATTGAAACCAGTTGTGCAGTTTCAGCATTTGTATAAATGGACACTTGACTTACTGTGTGTCACTCTGTCTTTGCAGAGATGAAAGCCTCCTTGTGTCCTCCCCCTGTGCTCCAGTGTACATGGACCATGTTCATGCCCAGTTCATGAACACCCTCACCCTGCAGACCTGTCCCAGCATCCTCCTCTTCATCAGACCTCACCTCATTGGATCTCTC contains:
- the LOC127517682 gene encoding protein bicaudal D homolog 2-like, yielding MLEESDGEVEGIGGGGLEAEVERLTAELQEANEEKLQAARYGLAVLEESAALKTKHSQLEEEHEALKMEMQQLREALADSVSSHKRAAADGESREERLLQESASKEAAMEIRMDELQAELKQARVMLANASAENERLAGLSNQLKKECECLEVEKTRMREEMKEYKTREAQQLQDNSELEEENISLQKQVSVLKENQVEFESVKLELTNKDEELELMRAQLEEAGRLREIAERQLDEALEALKEEREQKNSLRRELATLNSNPFDSICHLELQLDDSQDGEKDKEGGEEGEEMDSGYNNSKGMERNRCSTPRNSDVFLRPQAPGLVADLLSELHLSDSQKLKQQLLQVEREKATLSSTVHDLQQQLVQSKDALGEQQVKLDQLTQCLETLQSTVSKRPCEQENGMSLSSRSLQNQEAENGINYYEVDAKSTEVLECRMQEANEELAHLREELKEAGERSKALEERCKQEKDRWRGEAQELADKIRQCITASRQDQERIGQLEREIGATRQVATDSESHLSVAQEELLAFSEELANLYHHVCVCNNLTPSRVTLDYYREGAQAGRTHNHSQPHHYRGSFRRHRRSGEVDLGSGGSGDTSSSCGSCPGSPTLDFRDPTNVRNLVAVIRCQIKQLQVAVDLCRQRNLLSSPAAGGNTDSDRDTEALLEEVLKLKSLLSTKREQIATLRTVLKANKQTAELALTNLKTKYETEKSMVSETMRKLRNELKALKEDAATFSSLRVMFASRCDQYVTQLDEMQRQLAAAEDEKKTLNTLLRMAIQQKLALTQRLEDLETPLSNGGSPRHSRTKHLTKSGRAPRSPMRSSPRSSPVLVSTGPPNMSNHFRALSRSLHSSPR